The proteins below are encoded in one region of Paracoccus methylovorus:
- a CDS encoding DUF1284 domain-containing protein has product MNAIVLGRLRADPQTPVIFTVMADSICGPCPSRRGMGCVSDERISRLDSRHASALGIRSGQRMTWAEAQARATARLRPGDLGRICNGCQWLDLGICQSSLAKLQSHQHASDKTDESQCDAPRFDAHARDLRAASGDAKSAP; this is encoded by the coding sequence GCCATCGTTCTGGGACGGCTTCGGGCCGATCCGCAGACTCCGGTCATCTTTACCGTCATGGCCGATTCGATCTGCGGCCCATGCCCGTCTCGCCGTGGGATGGGTTGCGTCTCGGACGAACGGATCAGCCGGCTCGACAGCCGCCACGCCTCGGCCCTGGGCATCCGTTCAGGCCAGCGCATGACCTGGGCCGAGGCGCAGGCCCGCGCCACCGCCCGCCTGCGTCCGGGGGATCTGGGTCGGATCTGCAACGGGTGCCAATGGCTGGATCTGGGCATCTGCCAATCCTCGCTGGCGAAACTGCAAAGCCATCAGCACGCATCTGACAAGACAGACGAAAGTCAATGTGACGCACCTCGTTTCGATGCACACGCAAGGGACTTGCGCGCGGCGTCGGGCGATGCGAAATCGGCGCCATGA